From Pseudobdellovibrio exovorus JSS, a single genomic window includes:
- the hflX gene encoding GTPase HflX: MNQVRINEKDKVIVVGVGLKSDPITEIKENLCELEELVGAAGGEVIGSTVQVLPQWNPSTLIGSGKVQEIKEMVAESNAQLVIVDHQLSGIQTRNLQEQIGCKILDRSQLILDIFAQRARTYEGKLQVELAQLLDQMPRMIGAWHDSLSRLGGGIGTRGPGETALENDRRRAKEKVALIKKKLEEVSQQRAQHRQSRKRNEVPSFALIGYTNSGKSSLLNRLTGSQVLAKNMVFATLDPTTRKVFLDEGPPAVVTDTVGFIRKLPPQLIEAFKATLEESAEADILLHVVDLSSPNMERQIEVVEDLIKEFKWEDKKIIHIFNKVDIAPVERQFRVKHFPRVFVSALTGQGFEQLKKIMADTINEMQSQVELYFDRVNEYRLYDLGREAKILRKEAATEGTICVAMMTPTLLNKWKDFLVK, translated from the coding sequence TTGAATCAAGTCAGAATTAACGAAAAAGATAAGGTGATCGTCGTCGGAGTCGGATTAAAATCCGATCCGATTACTGAGATCAAAGAAAACCTTTGTGAGTTAGAAGAACTTGTTGGCGCAGCCGGTGGCGAAGTCATTGGCTCAACCGTTCAAGTCTTACCTCAGTGGAATCCCAGTACTCTTATCGGAAGCGGCAAGGTTCAAGAAATCAAAGAGATGGTCGCTGAAAGCAATGCCCAGTTAGTGATTGTTGACCATCAACTTTCTGGAATCCAAACACGTAACTTACAGGAACAAATTGGCTGTAAGATTCTGGATCGCTCGCAGTTAATTCTAGATATTTTCGCTCAACGAGCCCGTACATACGAAGGAAAACTACAAGTCGAGCTCGCCCAGCTCTTAGATCAAATGCCTCGCATGATCGGCGCATGGCATGACTCGCTTTCCCGCCTTGGTGGCGGTATTGGAACCAGAGGCCCTGGTGAAACCGCACTTGAAAACGATCGCAGACGCGCAAAAGAAAAAGTAGCCCTGATCAAAAAGAAACTTGAAGAAGTATCTCAGCAGCGCGCCCAACATCGTCAGTCTAGAAAAAGAAACGAAGTCCCGAGCTTTGCTCTTATCGGTTACACCAACTCAGGAAAAAGCTCTTTATTAAATCGTCTAACAGGTTCACAGGTTTTAGCTAAAAACATGGTTTTCGCCACACTTGACCCGACAACACGCAAAGTCTTCTTGGATGAAGGACCGCCTGCTGTTGTCACCGATACGGTGGGATTTATCCGCAAGCTTCCTCCGCAACTTATCGAAGCTTTTAAAGCCACATTAGAAGAGTCTGCTGAAGCTGATATCTTATTACATGTGGTAGATCTTTCGTCTCCTAATATGGAACGCCAGATCGAAGTCGTTGAGGACCTTATTAAAGAGTTCAAATGGGAAGATAAAAAAATTATTCACATCTTCAATAAAGTGGATATTGCCCCTGTCGAACGTCAATTCCGCGTGAAACACTTTCCGCGTGTTTTCGTCAGCGCCTTGACTGGACAGGGATTTGAACAACTCAAAAAGATCATGGCTGACACCATTAATGAAATGCAAAGCCAAGTGGAGCTTTACTTCGACCGCGTTAATGAATACAGATTATATGATTTAGGACGTGAAGCTAAAATTCTACGTAAAGAGGCCGCAACTGAAGGCACTATTTGCGTTGCAATGATGACGCCTACCCTACTGAATAAGTGGAAAGATTTCCTAGTAAAATAA
- a CDS encoding helix-turn-helix domain-containing protein: MLRDILIQKGLSNREAEVAELVSKGLSNKEVANQLFVTEKTVKFHLTNIYKKMNVKSRAQLIVWCLPHLGFVESEARVEASQPAGATAYNTQAATNTIPAGNTTITLPGVGNFGRGNSDLGV, translated from the coding sequence ATGCTCAGAGACATATTAATCCAAAAGGGTCTTTCTAATCGTGAAGCTGAAGTTGCAGAACTAGTTTCTAAAGGGCTTTCTAACAAGGAAGTTGCCAATCAACTTTTCGTAACTGAAAAAACAGTTAAGTTTCATTTAACAAACATCTATAAAAAAATGAACGTGAAATCTCGCGCTCAATTGATCGTTTGGTGCCTTCCTCATCTTGGTTTTGTTGAAAGTGAAGCACGTGTTGAAGCATCTCAGCCTGCTGGAGCAACTGCTTACAATACGCAAGCTGCTACTAACACAATTCCTGCTGGCAACACGACAATCACATTACCAGGCGTTGGTAACTTCGGCCGCGGTAATTCTGATTTAGGTGTTTAG
- a CDS encoding acyl-CoA thioesterase, producing MEKSKSVSSSQVVMTQLVLPSHTNALDTVFGGTVMSWIDISAAIAAQRHAGKNVVTASIDRLSFIAPIKKGWVVNLKASVNFASRTSMEVGVRVDAENPNTSEMFHTASAYLTFVAIGSDGKPSPIPAIVPEDDTEKRRFDAAIRRRQARLNDKAST from the coding sequence ATGGAAAAGAGCAAATCAGTTAGCTCCTCTCAGGTTGTGATGACCCAACTTGTTTTACCTTCCCACACAAACGCACTGGATACCGTCTTTGGCGGAACAGTGATGTCTTGGATCGATATCTCAGCTGCCATCGCAGCACAACGTCACGCTGGAAAAAATGTAGTTACTGCAAGCATAGATCGCCTAAGTTTTATTGCGCCAATTAAAAAAGGTTGGGTGGTGAACTTAAAGGCCTCTGTTAACTTTGCCTCTCGTACTTCTATGGAAGTTGGGGTTAGAGTTGATGCGGAAAACCCAAATACATCGGAAATGTTTCATACGGCTTCGGCGTACTTAACTTTTGTTGCTATTGGATCGGATGGAAAACCAAGTCCTATCCCAGCAATTGTTCCAGAAGATGATACAGAAAAAAGAAGATTTGATGCGGCTATTCGCCGTCGTCAAGCTCGTCTGAACGATAAAGCGTCGACTTAA